A window from Solanum stenotomum isolate F172 chromosome 5, ASM1918654v1, whole genome shotgun sequence encodes these proteins:
- the LOC125863931 gene encoding uncharacterized protein LOC125863931 encodes MNSEISFLTPPVFNGENYQAWAIRMTVNLETLDLWKAVEEDYEVTSLGDNPTVNQMKHYKENKTRKAKAKACLFFAVSPSILTRIMQMKSAVEIWEYLKKKYQENERMQNMQVMNLILDFEMKRMKESETIKDYADQLLDLANKVRLFGKDFTDERIVRKILVTLPDKYEAAISSLENSKDLSSVTLAELVKALQALEKRGLMRKEGFVEGAFQANSLNNESNKGRKKNKKQRPSINYNNQGGSQPPCPHCKKTNHSQQKCWWRPDVKCNKFGQLGHVERVCKSQPQQEEAKAALNQYQEEQLFVATCFAS; translated from the coding sequence ATGAATTCTGAAATAAGCTTCTTAACTCCACCAGTCTTCAATGGTGAGAATTATCAAGCTTGGGCAATTAGAATGACGGTTAATCTTGAAACGCTGGATCTCTGGAAAGCAGTAGAAGAGGATTATGAAGTAACTTCTCTCGGTGATAATCCAACAGTGAATCAGATGAAACATTACAAGGAGAATAAAACAAGGAAAGCCAAAGCTAAAGCTTGCCTTTTCTTTGCAGTATCCCCTTCAATTCTTACCAGAATAATGCAAATGAAGTCTGCTGTAGAAATTTGGGAATATCTCAAAAAGAAATaccaagaaaatgaaagaatgCAGAATATGCAAGTGATGAATCTGATTCTAGATTTTGAAATGAAGAGAATGAAAGAATCAGAAACTATAAAAGACTATGCAGACCAACTACTCGACTTGGCTAACAAGGTGAGATTGTTCGGAAAGGATTTTACTGATGAAAGAATTGTTCGAAAGATTCTTGTTACACTTCCTGATAAATATGAAGCCGCAATTTCTTCTTTAGAGAATTCTAAAGATCTGTCAAGCGTTACCTTGGCAGAACTAGTTAAAGCTTTGCAGGCATTAGAGAAAAGGGGATTAATGAGGAAAGAAGGTTTTGTTGAAGGTGCTTTTCAAGCTAATTCACTGAACAACGAGTCAAACAAAGGAAGGAAAAAGAACAAGAAGCAGAGGCCAAGCATTAATTACAACAATCAGGGAGGCAGTCAGCCTCCCTGCCCTCATTGCAAAAAGACAAATCACTCTCAACAGAAGTGTTGGTGGAGACCAGACGTCAAGTGCAACAAATTTGGTCAATTAGGCCATGTGGAGAGGGTATGCAAGTCACAACCGCAACAAGAAGAAGCTAAGGCTGCACTAAATCAATATCAAGAAGAGCAATTGTTTGTAGCAACTTGTTTTGCTAGCTAA
- the LOC125863932 gene encoding uncharacterized protein LOC125863932: MCDQRPSLIMKKTFFYNLFPSKAEEKACKVNNTPHVVTRELVEIRNLYPTPKIDLQKPWQIKKKITHDDIVVGMLMIPFFEMFEYILRYWTLDMAKILENDCSVCVDMWNITKGDVLKKYEGVSVWLRTVCSDDFALWCIELFKDRGLGDGDEIGLYWDPRFSYLVFKLLSQVGS, encoded by the coding sequence ATGTGTGATCAAAGGCCTTCGCTTATCATGAAGAAGACCTTCTTTTACAATTTATTTCCATCAAAAGCTGAAGAAAAAGCTTGCAAAGTTAACAACACTCCACATGTAGTGACTCGAGAACTAGTGGAGATAAGGAACTTATACCCTACCCCAAAAATCGATCTTCAAAAGCCATGGCAGATCAAGAAAAAGATTACCCATGACGATATCGTTGTTGGAATGTTGATGATTCCATTTTTTGAGATGTTTGAGTACATTCTTCGATATTGGACTTTGGACATGGCCAAAATTTTGGAGAACGACTGCAGTGTATGTGTTGACATGTGGAATATAACTAAGGGGGATGTCCTTAAAAAGTATGAAGGTGTAAGTGTTTGGCTAAGGACGGTGTGCAGTGATGATTTTGCTCTTTGGTGCATCGAATTGTTCAAGGATCGCGGATTAGGCGATGGTGATGAAATTGGGCTTTATTGGGATCCTAGATTTTCCTATTTAGTGTTCAAATTGCTTTCTCAGGTTGGCTCTTAG